From the Nematostella vectensis chromosome 7, jaNemVect1.1, whole genome shotgun sequence genome, the window aaaatataaatcaaatttaattaatCTGGGAGAGACTTGCctaatgtcaagaaatgcttgctATGCAGGCTTTAATTTAACGTGATCCTGACTGAAGACTGCACTTGggttatattttcatagtttttaaaaaacgcccctctctaataaatgcCTCCTATTTATTAAACGCCCCCCCTCCTCGGACCATTGAAATTTTTATAAATGCCCGGGCGTGTCTTTGCATGTctttgccactcaaaaagtcactcTTATTAGCCAAAgatacatctgtcttggaaATGCTTGTATGCATTGGAAATTTGAATTGCATTAGAAAAGAAACGAACATCAGAATTTTTCTCTCAAGATAATACTTAGgagaacaaacaaaacaaaatgactaGAAATCCACCAATACAGACATCTGTATGTATCTGTATGTATAAGTTCTTGAAACCTTttacttatatcaatctagccaaacgAAAGCATAGATacactttcaaattctgaaaagggaatggaatttgattgaaattttaattttctacAAGGCTTTGAAAATTGCAATGCAAAACAATTTATAGACTACAGAATATCTGCTTAATTTTGCAGATTAGTCTCCTGAAgtaaaataatcatttgactaccaggttgagttATAAAGATGGTCATAAaacttgtaaccacacaacaaTCTTCTGCAATAAGTAAGAAGACTAAAGATGGGGACCCGTTTAGCGCATGCATATATTTTCTAATgtaatttgattgacatctcgatctacatAACAAATGAGTGGATCcaggcctttcagttcacagccttttttccgaatgttGACCAAAATACTTCAATATtatagatttgagttattcgcgcaaATGCAcattttatagggtccatgcaaaccacataccatttgtaagatgaaaatataaagaattgaccaaGACTATCAACTCTAAAAGGTTACATGGACTTAATAAATGATGCGAGGTGAGGCACCCGATACTAATAGACGTACAACAAACTGCAAACATCTGTTTACTTTGTAGACCTGTGGATTAAATTATAATGGCTCTTGTACGggtgtgtttattttattgaataaTGGGACTATGGCCACAATGGGGTCTAAAGTAACAGGATTGAATTTAAAATATTGTATGTTAAAGATATGATAATTTTCAGCGTGTATACTACCTATCCCTTGAGTACTATATGGGCCGTGCTCTCAGCAACACTATGATCAACCTTGGCATCCAGGGGGAGTGTGACGAGGCTGCATATCAGGTAACCTTGGCAACCATAGGATGCATAAATACAGCACTGGTAATTTTACCATTCAAGAGGAGCATGAAAATGCTATATAAACACTTTCAGGTGACCTTggtattgggggggggggacatgaCCAAAATGCGTACAGTATCATGTTACATACATCATGTGTTTGTTATTATACTTGACATGAAAATTTCTTGTCAATattatgttgtttttattttgtccttaTGCATATCAGACTTGACGTAAAAATATTCTTGTTGATATTAGCTTGTGTTTATTGTGCGTTTGGTTCCTGTAGCTTGGACTTGACATAAAAATATTCTTGTTGATATTAGCTTGTGTTTATTGTGCATTTGGTTCCTGCAGCTTGGACTTGACGTAAAAATATTCTTGTTGATATTAGCTTGTGTTTATTGTGCATTTGGTTCCTGTAGCTTGGACTTGACATGGAGGAGCTAGAGGAGATGGAGGAAGATGCTGGTCTTGGTAATGGTGGATTGGGACGGCTTGCTGCTTGCTTCTTGGACTCCATGGCAACCCTTGGCTACCCAGCCTATGGTTATGGCATCCGCTACGAGTATGGCATCTTCAAGCAGGAGATAGATGACAAAGGCAATCAGGTTAAACACTTTCTTCTATTATAGTAACTCTTTTATGTTATAAGCCTGGGTTGGTGTTTATAAgcagacatgacggaaaaaacaTGATGTgatgcttcaaataagcccatttcacatcgaataaggcggataatttctctgagtacttagtaacatATAGCAAACAAAGTATCTAGTGTGACTTTTAATTGATGTGACTTATTGTAAAGGGTTATTGATATTTGAGCTTTTTTTCCCTGAACTGAttcacagggcaatgatgatcaaggaaaaattatcttaaaaagccaaaatctgatTATGTGCACTttggcctcacgttatttgtgttttgaaaatcagtccgtaaatacaaggaacctatagccattgtatgaaattgtgtcttccatctctatctggaattgcgtgTTTTCGAGGTTTTTCCATCATGTCCCATAAGCATGGGTGGGTGCTGATAACACTTTAACCCATTCACTTCTAAAAGCCCCCAAAAGCCCCAAAAGTCCAAGGGCCTGACACATGGGCTAATATATGTAGCTCCAACtctgaaacaaaataaattcaaacTAAATGTCCCCAGATCTGTTTATTCAAGGATCTAGGCAATGGACAATCTTTGAAAGTGTAAGAAACAAATAACATTGTGAACCAAAAGACTGTGCTTTTGCATACATTGGTCTCAAAGAGAAACAACAATTCAGCACCTATTTAAACCTTCATTGCATCATGGGTATAGACAAAACGCCACTTAACAGGGAGGCAAACACAGAGATCATTGGTAGTTACTGTGTGTAAGGAGAGGGGAAGGCTTTTGTTTTCACTAAATTTTACTCAAGATGATGCCCCAAAGTAGCCAGAAGCGAATGGGTTAAAAGCTCCAAGGATCCTAGTGCTGCAAATAACATGTCTGCTTCTCTGACAGGTGGAGCACCCTGACGAGTGGCTGAGGTTTGGAAATCCATGGGAGAAGGCGCGGCCAGAGTACCTTATTCCGGTGCATTTCTATGGGAAGCAGGAGAGTGACAAAGATGGTATTCAAAACAAGTGGGTTGACACCAATGTCGTATATGCAATGCCTTATGACCAACCTATCCCTGGATATAAGAACAACACTTGTAACACCATGAGGCTCTGGGCTGCCAAGGCATCCAAAGACTTTGATCTCTCCTATTGTAAGTACCAAAACATTACCAAAACACTGAcattaccgtaaatgatctaaaagAAAGGGCACTTATATAATTCTGTTCAATAGATATTGTAGGAGGCGTTTATTTGAGGGGCGTTCATCataaactataataataacaaaccCATGTGAATTGTGGATTCTAATTTCAGTCAGGATTATGTAAAATTATAACCTGCGTAGAAAGCAGTTCTTGACATTGAGCAAGACGCTATAACTATACTTGCTTAGATTTAGCAAGAAGGtaattaaatttgattgaTTTTTACCTAATTCCTTTGTCGTTTGTACTTAAgttgggagggaggggagagggtgAGAGAAGAAGGGGGGTGTTTAAAAAAGGTGGATGTTCAATACAAACTTTTAACCAAAAGGGGGACATTCataggaggcgttctttaaATAGGGGgtatttattagatcatttacagtACTTTCATCAATAATTAGCTAGCTTTGACATTGATACTTATTTGCAACtcatgtttgtttgtgtccTATTAAAGTCTGATCAATAATAATGCTTACTGTCTCTTTATGACAAGTCAATGATGGCGACTACATAAAGGCCGTGTGTGAGCGAAATGCTTCTGAGAACATTTCTAGAGTTCTGTACCCCAATGATAATGTAAGTAACTCCACCTTTATAAAATGTGCACAATACTTTAAAAATAGTGACTGTCCACTGAGCCATACACAGCTTGTTTGTACTTAGTGGAGCTCCTACATGGCACCACACCTATATTTAGAAATGGTGCTAGAACCATAGTGTATAattctttgcatttttttatattttctccAGTTTTTTGAAGGGAAAGAATTGAGATTAAAGCAGGAGTATTTCATGGTGTCGGCCACTCTTCAGGACATCGTGCGAAGATACAAGTCTTCAAAGTTTGGTGTGAGGTCAGCAGTTAGGACTGATTTCCTGCACTTTCCTGAAAAGGTAAAAACAAGCCTGTCTTTTCCTGGTTATTAACGCTTATCACCTTCCTGAAAAGGGATAACCAACAATTCTCTGTCTAGCAAATGCTCACCTTCCCTTATAAGAGAACCAAATCTCTGTATTTTCTGGTGATTAACACTACCTTCTCTGATAAGAGAACCAAGTCTGTATTTTCTGGTGATTAACACTACCTTCTCTGATAAGGGAACACCTTCACTTCCCTTTCAAACTAGCTATTCCACACTCAACTTATAAGGTATCATTAAATTTTCCTGATAAGATTACACTAGATGGTGAAAGTTATAATGACAGGAAGaaacaaaagtttttttctacTTGTGTTTATAAAACACTGAAAGCAACCTCAGCTGAGAATATTTATATAGTTTTTCTTCCGTGAACAGCATAGCAAAGTTACTTTATGGAATGTTCACAGGAAGTGCTTTTCTTTTTGCAGGTTGCTATTCAGCTCAACGACACACATCCATCACTTGCCATCCCTGAGCTGATGAGGATATTTTTGGATCTAGAGGGACTCACTTGGGATGAGGTAAACTTGCTGTGGGATTCAGGATAATTATTTTCAAGTGCTGTCTAGAATTTGGAATGTAACTCTATATGATTTTTCTTGTAGGCATGGAAAATCTGTGTGGATACATTCGCCTAcaccaaccacaccctactCCCCGAGGCATTAGAAAGATGGAACACTAACATGCTTGAGTATATCCTACCACGCCATCTCACCATCATATATGAAATCAATGCACAGCACCTGAAGGTAAGCAACAAGTATTGCCTAGAATACCTTTGAGTACCACATCATTTCACTGTCGTACATGAGGTCAATGCACAGTACCTTAAAGTGATCAACTGCCCAAAGTACATTTGATCAGTGATCATAATTCATGACCAGTTTGTATTGCCTTTTAACTGATCTTACTAAATATCTTTTTCAAACTCTTCTTTGATCAATACTGTGGATTTTTTATCAGGCTGCTCTTGATCCAtctaatatatatattttttctggCTGTTCGTTTGCTCATATATTTCAAGGGCTGTTCTATGATCTTTGCTTTACACATCTTTATACTGTTATTGGCTCActgctcagaaaaaaaaattcaggtGTTTTCAGACTGAGGTTGTTGTTGCTGACTTATCTGTCAAAATGTTTTATACTCTTATTCACTAAACTTACTGAATATCTTATTCAGACAGTCCTTGACTTAtcagataaaaaatatattttcagaATGTTGCCAAAAAGTTTCCGGATGAGCCTGACCGCATCCGCCGCATGTCCCTGGTAGAGGAGGGCAACGAGAAGAAGATTAACATGGCCTTCTTGTGTATCGTTGGCTCCCATGCTGTTAACGGAGTGGCTGCCCTACACTCAGAGCTTCTAAAGAAAGGAATGTAAGTTGCTAGTTGAGGTTATACTGTAAATTGTGAGTAATGGAGACAGTTGTCCATAGCAAAATTGCTTGCCCTTGTAGCAAACGCACACACGCTTTATTATGATTTTGAATACTTTTACTCCTagattttgaatattttttctgttacactgtgtttatttttcatttgatTATGAATGTTTACAGAATATTAGGTGCCCATGCTGTAACTCACTATCAAATTTAACTCCAACTTCCTCTAAATGTGATAATTGATAATACACTTTGAACTACCTGTTTCCAAACAAATTCACAAGCTTTACTACTGTTGACTTTATCTGTCTCGATAGGTTCAAGGACTTCTATGAGATGAGCCCTGAGAAGTTCCAGAACAAGACAAACGGTGTCACTCCTCGAAGATGGCTCCTGCTTTGTAATCCTGGTCTTTCAGACCTTATTTGTGAGGTATAGTCTGCCGTTGATTATGTTCTTTGAGTCATTGTATCTTATTTGTAAATTTAATAAAGTAATAATTGATATTTTTCTAAAATCCAGGATTGAGAGTATTTCTCTTCCTGAGTGAGTTTCTGAAtttatggtttttttttattatctagAAAATAGAGGAAAGTTGGATAACAAACTTGTCCGACCTGACCAAGTTAAAGAAGTTTGCTAAAGACAAGAATTTCCTCCATGCATTCATGCGTTCTAAGCAGGTACAAGGTCTAGTCATGTGGTGGTGAGGTGCAGTCATGTGGTGATAAGGTGTGGTCATGTAGTGGTAAGGTGTAGTCATGTGGTGGTAAGGTGTAGTcatgtggtagtgaggtgtagtcatgtggtagtgaggtgtaGTCATGTGGTGGATGGTGTAATCATGTGGTGGTATGGTGTAGTCATGTGTTGATAAGGTATTGTCATGTGGTGGTAAGGTGTAGTCATGTGTTGATAAGGTGTTGTCATGTGGTGGTAAGGTGTAATCATGTGGTGGTAGGGTGTAGTCATGTGGTGGTAAGGTCTAGTCATGTGGTGGTGAGGTGTAGCCATGTGGTggtaaggtgtggtcatgTGGTGGTAAGGTATGGTCATGTGGTGGTAAGGTGAGGTCATGTGGTGGTAAGGTATGGTCATGTGGTGGTGAGGTGTAGTCATGTGGTGGTTAAGTGTAGTCATGTGGTGGTAAGGTGTAGTCATGTGGTGGTAAGGTGTAGTCAGGTGTTGATAAGGTGTAATCATGTGGTGGTAAGGTGTAGTCATGTGGTGGTAAGGTGTAGTCATTTGGTGGTAAGGTCAAGTCATGTGGTGGTAAGGTCTAGTCATGTGGTGGTAAGGTCTAGTCATGTGGTGATAAGGTGTGGTCATGTGGTGATAAGGTGTGGTCATGTGGTGGTAAGGTGAGGTCATGTGGTGGTGAGGTGTGGTCATGTGGTGGTGAGGTGTAGTCATGTGGTGGTGAGGTGTAGTCATGTGGTGGTGAGGTGTAGTCATGTGGTGGTAAGATGTAGTCATGTGGTGGTGAGGTGTGGTCATGTAGTGGTAAGGTGTAGTGATGTGGTGGTAAGGTGAGGTCATGTGGTGGTGAGGTGTAGTCATGTGGTGGTAAGGTCTAGTCATGTGGTGATAAGGTGTGGTCATGTAGTGGTAAGGTGTAGTCATGTGGTGGTAAGGTGAGGTCATGTGGTGGTAAGTTCTAGTCATGTGGTGGTAAGTTCTAGTCATGTGGTGGTAAAGTGTAGTCATGTGGTGGTAAGGTGTAGTCATGTGGTTGCAAGGTGTGGTCATGTGGTGGTGAGGTGTAGTCATGTGGTGGTAAGGTGAGGTCATGTGGTGGTGAGGTGAGGTCATGTGGTGGTGAGGTGTAATCATGTGGTGGTAAGGTGTAGTCATGTGGTGGTAAGGTGTAGTCATGTGGTggtaaggtgtggtcatgTGGTGGTAAGGTGAGGTCATGTGGTGGTGAGGTGTGGTCATGTGGTGGTGAGGTCTAGTCATGTGGTGGTAAGGTCTAGTCATGTGGTGATAAGGTGTGGTCATGTGGTGGTAAGGTATGGTCATGTGGTGGTAAGGTGTAATCATGTGGTGGTGAGGTGTAGTCATGTGGTGGTGATGTGTAGTCATGTGGTGGTGAGGTGTAGTCATGTGGTGGTGAGGTGTAGTCATGTGGTGGTGATGTGTAGTCATGTGGTGGTGAGGTGTAGCCATGTGTTGATAAGGTGTAGTCATGTGGTGGTGAGGTGTAGCCATGTGTTGATAAGGTGTAGTCATGTGGTGGTGAGGTGCAGTCATGTGGTGGTAAGGTGAGGTCATGTAGTGGTAAGGTGTAGTCATATGGTGGTAAGGTATAGTCATGTGGTGGTAAGTTCTAGTCATGTGGTGGTTAAGTGTAGTCATGTGGTGGTAAGGTGTAGTCATGTGGTGGTAAGGTGTAGTCAGGTGTTGATAAGGTGTAATCATGTGGTGGTAAGGTGTAGTCATGTGGTGGTAAGGTGTAGTCATTTGGTGGTAAGGTCAAGTCATGTGGTGGTAAGGTCTAGTCATGTGGTGATAAGGTGTGGTCATGTGGTGGTAAGGTGAGGTCATGTGGTGGTGAGGTGTGGTCATGTGGTGGTAAGGTCTAGTTATGTGGTGATAAGGTGTGGTCATGTGGTGGTAAGGTGAGGTCATGTGGTGGTGAGGTCTAGTCATGTGGTGGTAAGGTCTAGTCATGTGGTGGTAAGGTGTAGTCATGTGGTGGTGAGGTGAGGTCATGTGGTGGTGAGGTGTGGTCATGTGGTGGTGAGGTGTAGTCATGTGGTGGTGAGGTGTAGTCATGTGGTGGTGAGGTGTAGTCATGTGGTGGTGAGGTGTAGTCATGTGTTGATAAGGTGTAGTCATGTGGTGGTGAGGTGTAGCCATGTGGTGATAAGGTGTGGTCATGTAGTGGTAAGGTGTAGTCATATGGTGGTGAGGTATAGTCATGTGGTGGTAAGTTCTAGTCATGTGGTGGTTAAGTGTAGTCATGTGGTGGTAAGGTGTAGTCATGTGGTGGTAAGGTGTAGTCAGGTGTTGATAAGGTGTAGTCAGGTGTTGATAAGGTGTAGTCATGTGGTGGTAAGGTGTAGCCATTTGGTGGTAAGGTCAAGTCATGTGGTGGTAAGGTCTAGTCATGTGGTGATAAGGTGTGGTCATGTGGTGGTAAGGTGAGGTCATGTGGTGGTGAGGTCTAGTCATGTGGTGGTAAGGTCTAGTCATGTGGTGGTAAGGTGTAGTCATGTGGTGGTGAGGTGAGGTCATGTGGTGGTGAGGTGTGGTCATGTGGTGGTGAGGTGTAGTCATGTGGTGGTGAGGTGTAGTCATGTGGTGGTGAGGTGTAGTCATGTGGTGGTGATGTGTAGTCATGTGGTGGTGAGGTGTAGCCATGTGTTGATAAGGTGTAGTCATGTGGTGGTGAGGTGTAGCCATGTGGTGATAAGGTGTAGTCATGTGGTGGTGAGGTGTGGTCATGTGGTGGTAAGGTCTAGTCATGTGGTGGTAAGGTCTAGTCATGTGGTGATAAGGTGTGGTCATGTGGTGATAAGGTGTGGTCATGTGGTGGTAAGGT encodes:
- the LOC5505056 gene encoding glycogen phosphorylase isoform X2; the protein is MGERPLTDAEKKRQISMRRLPVVEDVNGIKEAFNRHLHYSLVKDRNVATTQDYYFALAHTVKDHLVGKWIRTQQTYYEKDPKRVYYLSLEYYMGRALSNTMINLGIQGECDEAAYQLGLDMEELEEMEEDAGLGNGGLGRLAACFLDSMATLGYPAYGYGIRYEYGIFKQEIDDKGNQVEHPDEWLRFGNPWEKARPEYLIPVHFYGKQESDKDGIQNKWVDTNVVYAMPYDQPIPGYKNNTCNTMRLWAAKASKDFDLSYFNDGDYIKAVCERNASENISRVLYPNDNFFEGKELRLKQEYFMVSATLQDIVRRYKSSKFGVRSAVRTDFLHFPEKVAIQLNDTHPSLAIPELMRIFLDLEGLTWDEAWKICVDTFAYTNHTLLPEALERWNTNMLEYILPRHLTIIYEINAQHLKNVAKKFPDEPDRIRRMSLVEEGNEKKINMAFLCIVGSHAVNGVAALHSELLKKGMFKDFYEMSPEKFQNKTNGVTPRRWLLLCNPGLSDLICEKIEESWITNLSDLTKLKKFAKDKNFLHAFMRSKQENKIRLAAYIQSEYKVDVNVNSIFDIQVKRIHEYKRQLMNCLHVIILYNRLKANPNMTFVPRTVMVGGKAAPGYHMAKLIIKLINSVAKVVNNDPIIGDKLKVVFLENYRVSLAEKVIPAADLSEQISLAGTEASGTGNMKFMLEPHKFVTQRAACSKHHL
- the LOC5505056 gene encoding glycogen phosphorylase, brain form isoform X1 yields the protein MGERPLTDAEKKRQISMRRLPVVEDVNGIKEAFNRHLHYSLVKDRNVATTQDYYFALAHTVKDHLVGKWIRTQQTYYEKDPKRVYYLSLEYYMGRALSNTMINLGIQGECDEAAYQLGLDMEELEEMEEDAGLGNGGLGRLAACFLDSMATLGYPAYGYGIRYEYGIFKQEIDDKGNQVEHPDEWLRFGNPWEKARPEYLIPVHFYGKQESDKDGIQNKWVDTNVVYAMPYDQPIPGYKNNTCNTMRLWAAKASKDFDLSYFNDGDYIKAVCERNASENISRVLYPNDNFFEGKELRLKQEYFMVSATLQDIVRRYKSSKFGVRSAVRTDFLHFPEKVAIQLNDTHPSLAIPELMRIFLDLEGLTWDEAWKICVDTFAYTNHTLLPEALERWNTNMLEYILPRHLTIIYEINAQHLKNVAKKFPDEPDRIRRMSLVEEGNEKKINMAFLCIVGSHAVNGVAALHSELLKKGMFKDFYEMSPEKFQNKTNGVTPRRWLLLCNPGLSDLICEKIEESWITNLSDLTKLKKFAKDKNFLHAFMRSKQENKIRLAAYIQSEYKVDVNVNSIFDIQVKRIHEYKRQLMNCLHVIILYNRLKANPNMTFVPRTVMVGGKAAPGYHMAKLIIKLINSVAKVVNNDPIIGDKLKVVFLENYRVSLAEKVIPAADLSEQISLAGTEASGTGNMKFMMNGALTIGTLDGANVEMMEEMGKENIFIFGMTVEEVEALSRKGYNPKTYYERNPELKKALDQIRDNYFSPKEPGVFQDVVNSLLYHDRFYLLADFDAYLKCQERVSQTFMKPEKWCTMALMNVASSGKFSTDRTIRQYAEEIWGVKSVDSEVKPIAGI